The genomic segment ACGCGGCAGGTCGAGGCCGAGGTCCGGGGCGTGGTCGATGGAGAAGCGGAAGCCGAGCGCGGTCAGCTTGTCCATATTGTCCCGCATGGTGCGCGAGCGGGTCTCGAACCGGTCGGCGCGGATCTCGAAAATGACGGCGCCCGAGAGGTCCCGGTTTTCCGTCATGAATTCAAGGAACATCGGGAAGAAGGTCGAATCTTCCAGCGAGCTTGCCGCGATATTACAGAAGACGCCGACGCGGCGGTCGCGCTCTGCCAGGCGGCGCACGATCTGCACACAGCGGAACAGGGTGAAATTGTCGATCTGCCCCATCAGATTGGCGCGGCGGCCGGCATCGAGGAATTCCGCCGGCAGGATCAGCGAGCCATCGGGACGACGGAGGCGGGTGAAGCCTTCATAGAAAGACACACGGCGCTGCGGCAGCGATACGATCGGCTGCAGATGCAGGTCGACACGGCCATCCTTCAGCGCATCGCGCACATCGCGGAGAATTGCGTCTTCCTGCGGGGCGACAATCTTGTTGGTGGAGGTTTCCGCCAGACGGGTTTCGAAGCTGTGGGACAGCCGGTCGATCAGGCTTTCCAGCTGCTTCATTTCCGAGACCAGCGCATCGCGCCGCTCGGTCAGCTCATGCTTGACGGTTTCCTCGACCACGTCGGTGCGCGCTTCGATCACGTCCATCCGGCGTTCGGCGTCGCGGTTCTCTTTCTCAATGGCCTGCATGCGCGCATCGATCTCGCGCTTCGAACTGCCATTGGAAACAAGGACATGGATCTGGCTGAGAACAGCTGTGGTCAGCACGCCTGCGCCAATGGAGACCGGCAGGCCGAGTTCCAACACCGTCGCGCCGACGTATCCGGCGGCACCGCCGGCTGCCATGTACAGCAGGAACAAGAGAAACGTCATCAGCTCAGCACCCGAAACAATTCGTCAATCTTAACAGATAAGGTCCAGAAGTTAACGAATTGCTTGGATGTGGCGCAATTTGGGTGGTCCGGCAATCCCGCCGAACATTGTTGCGGAGAGGTCACAGGCACGCCGCGTGTCACAATCGGATACAAACCGTAACTGGACAGGACGTGGCACGACCGATAGCCAGAATACAGAGACCCGGCACCACCGGTCCGCGGCCATCTTATTGGCCGGAGCGGGGGCAGTCTCGGGGGAGACACGGGGCGCGCAGAAATGTGCGCCCCGGTCCTTTCTCAGGGCTCTGTTTTCAGACAAAAATCAAGGTTCTGCGCTGGCCCCTTCAACAAGGTAATGGACCTTGCCGAGCGGCCAGGCATTCGGCGCCTCCGCGTCGCAAGCCAGCGCAAAGGCCTCCTGTTCATTGAACTTCACCGCGAGGGTCATGCCGCATGGCTGCAGCACCGCGCGCTGGCCGCCATAGTCCACCCAATATCCTGCCCGGCCATCCGCCGACTCGATCTTGGTGACGACCAGGTCGCCGGTATTGAAGACTTCCGTCTTCGCATCGCCTTCGCCCGGCAGGACACCCAGCAGCGCCGCGCCAAAGCCGCCTTTCGGCGAGTCCTGAACGAAGATTTCCGCATCGGAGAGTTCGAATGCCTTGTTCAGCGCCGCGACAACGTCGCGCGTTCCGGACGGGCCGCCGACCGCCAGCGGCGTTTCGCGCCCGGCCGACCAGCCCGCATTGCGCACTTCATCCAGACCTTCAAGATTCGCCCCCTGCAGGGAGAACAACAGGACCGCGTCGAGGCTGGCCAGTACCTGCCCGTCTATCGTCCCGCGCAAGCCGGGCGGCGTGCCGAACAGCACCCGCTTGCCACCAGCAACGACCAGCAGGCACGGCGCAGCCTCGCTCGACGCGGCACAGGGCAGCAGGGCAAAGTCGGCGCTCCGGATGTCATCCGGGCCGATGGCTGGCGCAGCGCCCTGCCCGTTTCCACACGCAGACAGGATGACAGAAAGCAGGAGGGCGAAGACGCCGGATCGGGGCACAGGACTACCTCGCGGTTCAGCCGATCACCGTACGTCCCGGCTCTGTCACGATTTGCTGTTCTATGTAACCCAGCGCGTCGATCTCGACCCGGACACGGTCTCCGGCCTTCAACCATTTCGGCGGATCGAAGCCTGCGCCGACGCCGGCCGGTGTGCCGGTGAAGATCAGATCGCCCGGTTCCAGCGTGAAGGCCGCCGTCAGGTGCGCAATCTGTGCGGGAATGTCGTGAACCATGTCCCGCACATGGCCGGACTGGCGCTGTTCGCCATTCACAAAGGTGCGCACTTCCAGTGCGGAGAGGTCGTCGATCTCGTCCAGCGTCACGATGGACGGGCCGACCGGCGCATGCGTGTCGAACCCCTTGCCCATGATCATGGTCTGGCTGGCGCGTTGCCAGTCGCGCACCGAATAATCGCAGCCGATGGTCACGCCCGCCACGATTTCAAACGCGCGTTCGCGCGGCACATGCCGTCCGCGCTTGCCGATCACGACGACAAGTTCCCCTTCATAATCAAGCTGCTGTGACACTTTCGGAAGTTCTACATCCGCATACGGATTATTGATTGCTGTGGCCTGTTTGTTGAACCATTTCTGGACCTCCGGCTTTTTCGTATCGACGAAGCTGACGCTCTCTGCGGCGTGCGCCGCATAGTTCACGCCAATGCCGAGGATTTTTCCCGGCCGGGCGACGGGCGACAGAATGTCGATTTCGGACAGCGGCACAGGCGCCCCGTCCGGCTCACCTTTCATGGCATCTTCCACGCTCGTCCCCCGAATGGGGGTTACAGATTGCGCAGACAGTATTCCATACCGGATAGAATTTCCCTGTTGGTACCTGATCACATGCATATCGTTACCCTCTCGTCACACTTCAGCCAGAAACACACGTCACGCGGTTCATCTCGCGTTGTGACGTGGGTTGGCAAGAGCTAGTCAGAAGACAGTTACGGGGGCGCCAGAATGGACACTGCCATGGACCAGAATATCGACCTTGGAGTCCGGGCGCAGGAAAGCTCCGTGCGGGCGATTTTTGCGCCGGGCGAACGGCTGCGGATGCCCCCCTACCAGCGCAGCTATTCCTGGGAGACACGGGAAGCCAACGAGCTGCTGGGAGATCTCATCGATTCCGTCAAAACGGGGACGCCGCACTTTGTCGGCGCCATCGTTCTGATCAATGGCGCGGAAAGCGGTGTGCTTGAGATTGTCGACGGCCAGCAGCGGCTGACCACGCTGACCATCCTGCTCGCCGTGCTGCGCGACCTCGAACCGGACAAGGCCCGCGCCGCCATGCTGCACGCGCTGATCGCAGACGAGGCCCGGCCGATGCTGGGCGAAGGCGCAAACTGGCGGCTGACGCTGAACCATATGGACGGGCCGTTCTTCCGCGAATCCATCCAGACGCCAGGTGCGACGCGGAACCTGGACAAGGAACCGGGCGAAAGCGAAAGCCAGGCGCGGATGGTGCGCAACGCCGCCGCCTTTGCCAAACGGATCGAAAGCATGAGCGATGACACACGGCGCGCGCTCGCCGATGTCGTGATGAACCGCTGCGCGCTGGTGAGGGTCGTCGTGGGTGAAAAGGATCAGGGCTTCAAAGTGTTCCGCGTGCTCAACACGCGCGGCAAGGAACCGGACGCGCACGACATCATCAAGACCGAACTGTTCCAACGGGCCAAATTCACCGATGAGGAAGCCAGCGCCTATGCCGAACGCTGGTCGGAACATGAGGCGGCGCTCGGCGGATCCGCCTTTGACGACCTGCTGCGCCAGATCCGGTCCATCTACGACAAGTCCGGCCGGGGCGAACTGGTCTCGGCCTTCCCGAAAGCGGTGCTGTCCAAGGTCGACCCGCGGACCTTCCTGGACGAAGTGCTGCCGCGCTATGTCGATGCCTACCGGCTGATCACGACAGGCGAAGTGAAGGACGGGCCGAATGCGAAGATCGTCAGCGACAAGCTGAATCAGATGCGCGCGCTGGATCAGAGCAGCTGGCGCGCACCTGCCCTTAAATTCCTGGTCGAACGCGGCGTGGCAGACTCGAAAGCGCCGGAATTCTTCACGCGCCTCGAACGGCAGGCCTTCATCATCATGCTGGTGGTCACCGACCGCGACCAGCGGAACCGGCGCTTCAACAAGGTGATGGACGCGATCACCAATGACCGCACCCTTTTCGCTAAGAGCGGACCGCTGTCTGTCGACCGCTCGGACGCGCGCAAGGCCCGCGAGCGCATGCTCGGCCGGTTCGCCACCTTTGCCCAAAGGCGGGCCATGGCCCTCCGGCTGAATGCCGCCCTCGAAGACGGCCTGACCATCCCGCCGGAATCCGATGCGACGGTGGAGCATGTCCTGCCGCGCAATATCCATGAGGACAGCCACTGGCTGACCGTCTGGCCAGACCCGGCGAAACGCCGCGAACAATGCGACACGCTCGGCAATTTCGTGCTGCTGACCCACAAGGTGAACCAGAAAGCCGACCGGCAGGACTATCGCGCCAAGAAAGACGTCTACTTCAATGGCGGCGGCGGGATGGACTTCGCCCTGACCCGCGACCTGCAGGACCAGCACGCCTGGACAGCAGACGTGGTGCGCAAGCGGACCGAAATGCTGGTCAATATTCTCTGCGAAGCCTGGGGCATCTGACGGCGCCAGAACTGTCGCTTTCCTTAGGGAACCCCTAGCGGCACCCCGCCGGAGGGCCTAGCCTGCGCGCGATAACAAAGCATGCAGGGAGCCCCGCCATGAGCCTGTTCGACCTTTCCGGCAAAGTTGCCGTCATCACCGGATCTTCCCGCGGCATCGGCAAGGCCATCGCTGAAGCCATGGCAGACGCCGGCGCCAAAGTGACTATTTCGTCCCGCAAGCCCGGCCCGTGCCAGGAAGTGGCCGATGCAATCAACGCCAAGCATGGCGAAGGCACGGCCATCGCCGTTCCGGCCAACATCTCGTCCAAGGAAGACCTGCAGGCCATGGTGGATGCCACCAACAAGGCGTTCGGCAAGATCGATATCTGCGTCTGCAACGCCGCTTCGAACCCGTATTACGGCCCGATGAGCGGCATCGAGGACGACGCCTTTGCCAAGATCCTGCAGAACAACATCATCTCTAACAACTGGCTGATCCAGATGTGCGTGCCGCAGATGCGCGAGCGCAAGGACGGCGCGGTGATCATCGTCTCTTCAATCGGCGGCCTGCGCGGCTCGCCGGTAATCGGAGCCTACAACATCTCCAAGGCGGCAGACTTCCAGCTGGCCCGCAACCTCGCCACTGAACTCGGCGTCGACAATATCCGCGTGAATTGTATCGCGCCGGGCCTGATCAAGACCGACTTCGCCAAGGCGCTGTGGGACAATCCCGACACGCTGAAGCGCAGCCTCTCCGGCACGCCGCTCAAGCGGATCGGCGAGCCGGAAGAAATCGCCGGCGCCGCCGTCTATCTCGCCTCGAAAGCCGGGGCCTACATGACCGGCCAGATGATGGTGGTCGATGGCGGGGCCACGTCTACCTGATGCATCTGATCGACACACCGGACAACGCCCCGGCAGACGAAATCACCTTTGACGATTTCCGCAAGGTGGACATCCGCATGGGCACGATACTGGAGGCCGCGCCGCTTGAAGGCGCGCGCAAGCCCGCCATTCGCATGCAGATCGATTTCGGCCCGGGCGTCGGCGTCAAGAAAAGCTCTGCCCAGGTGACGGTGCACTATTCGCCGGACGAACTGGTCGGCAAACAGGTCGCCGCGGTCGTGAATTTTCCGCCGCGCCAGATCGGCAAGTTCATGTCCGAAGTCCTGACGCTCGGCTTTGCCGATACCGAGGGCGCCATTGTCATGTTCTCGCCTGATAAACCCGTCCCCAATGGAGCACGTCTCGCATGAGCCGGACCGAACTTTCCGCACAGCAAGCCGCCTTTTTCAAGCGGCTGAAAAGCGGCGAATGGGAACTGCCCCCGGGCATCCGCAATCTCGGCATCCGCCCGGACCTGTGGCTGAAAGAGGTCAGCTATGGCCGCACGCTGTATGAGTGGCCGAACGAAGGCGACCGTGACATCAATGATGGCCGTGTCTTCGGCGGCTGGGTCGCAGGCCTGTCGGATCACATCGTCTCCATGACCATGGCCAGCGCGCTGGAAGACGGCGAATGGTTCACCACGATGGAACTGCAGACGCGCATCCTCCGCCCCGTCACGCATGGCCTGATCACGATCGAAGGCCGCCTCGTCAGCCGCGGCAGAACGACCGGCCTCGTCGAAGCCGACTGGCGCGACGAAAAAGGCCGTCACCTCGCCCGCATCACCGCAGCAAAAGCCATCCGTGAAATGACGGAATTGCGACCGGATGTTGCCTCTCAACTAGGGAAGTAGCAGGCAGGCATCGCCGTAGGAATAGAAGCGATAATCGTTCGCGATGGCGTGGGCATAGGCTGCGCGCATGATCTCTGTTCCCATCAGGGCCGAGACCAGCATGAACAGGCTGGAACCCGGCAGGTGGAAGTTTGTCACCAGCGCGTCCGTGCCCCGCACAGCGTCGCCGGGCTTCAGGAAGATGTCCGTCGGGCCGGTGGCCGGATGCAGCACACCCTCCGTATCCACACAGCTTTCCAGCGTACGCATGGCCGTTGTACCGACCGGCACCACCCGATAGCCTGAGGCGCGCGCCGCGTTCAAACGCTCCGCCGTCTCCGGCGTCAGGCGGCGCCATTCCTGATGCAGCCGGTTTTCTTCCAGCTGTTTCTCTTCCAGCGGCTTGAACGTGCCGAGGCCGACATGCAGGCGCACGGTCTCCCGCACGAGACCCGCCGCATCGCACTCTGACAGGAGGCGCGGCGTGAAGTGCAGACCGGCCGTCGGCGCGGCAACGGACGCGGCATCTTCGCCTGCAAATTCGGTCTGATAGGTTTCCCGGTCTTTCGCATCTGCCGGGCGGCGCCGGGCGATATAGGGCGGCAGCGGCATGGCGCCGTGTTTGTCGAGCGCCGCGGTGAGCGCCTCGCCGGAAAGGGAGAAGCGCAGGCCGATCTCGCCGCCGTCATGATGACCGGTGATCTCAGCCGTAAAGCCTTCCGCGAAGATGATCGTATCGCCATCCTTCAGCCGCCTGCCCGGCCGGGCGAGCGCGCGCCAGCTGGCGGCGTCGATCCGCTCCGTCAGGTTCACATCGCAGGCAACGTCCTGCCCGATCTCATCACGCGCCGGGCGCACCCCTTTCAGGGCCGCGGGCAACACCCGCGTATCATTGAAGACGAGTACGTCACCGGCTGTCAGATAGCGCGGCAGATCCCGCACACTGGCATCTTCCAGCCGCCCGTCCCCGTGCACGACCAGCAGCCGCGCAGAATCCTGCGGCTCCACCGGGCGCAGCGCAATCAGCCGTTCAGGCAGGTCAAACTGGAATTGGCTCAGATCCATGGGGCGCCCGTCTCGCAGAAAGCCGCGCGCCGCGCAACAAGACCTGTGCAGGCCTTACTCGCTGACAACCGCAGGCACGGACGGCAGCGAGCAGACATCGATGTCGTCCTTGTCGGCCACACTGGCCAGGAACAACGGCCCATCCGTCCGCTCAACCCAGACCTCCGGACGCTCTCCTTCAGGCAGATCCGCGGCGATCTTCGCCGACTTGAGAATATCCGGATTGGTAACCAGTCCATCGCGGGCTTCCGGTCCATGCTTGATGGCCTTCACGACGTCTTCGCCAACCACCACACGCCCCCAGGCTGTGTATTTGCGGTCGAGATGTTCTGCCTGTCCGCGCATCAGAAAGAATTGCGAATTGGCGGAGTTCGGGTCGTCGGACCGGGCAGTGGAGACCATCCCTTTGCAGTGCGGAATGTAACTCTCAACCATGCCGTCGACCGACATTTCTGCGAAGAAGCTCGCCTGTGT from the uncultured Hyphomonas sp. genome contains:
- the queA gene encoding tRNA preQ1(34) S-adenosylmethionine ribosyltransferase-isomerase QueA; the protein is MDLSQFQFDLPERLIALRPVEPQDSARLLVVHGDGRLEDASVRDLPRYLTAGDVLVFNDTRVLPAALKGVRPARDEIGQDVACDVNLTERIDAASWRALARPGRRLKDGDTIIFAEGFTAEITGHHDGGEIGLRFSLSGEALTAALDKHGAMPLPPYIARRRPADAKDRETYQTEFAGEDAASVAAPTAGLHFTPRLLSECDAAGLVRETVRLHVGLGTFKPLEEKQLEENRLHQEWRRLTPETAERLNAARASGYRVVPVGTTAMRTLESCVDTEGVLHPATGPTDIFLKPGDAVRGTDALVTNFHLPGSSLFMLVSALMGTEIMRAAYAHAIANDYRFYSYGDACLLLP
- a CDS encoding PaaI family thioesterase: MSRTELSAQQAAFFKRLKSGEWELPPGIRNLGIRPDLWLKEVSYGRTLYEWPNEGDRDINDGRVFGGWVAGLSDHIVSMTMASALEDGEWFTTMELQTRILRPVTHGLITIEGRLVSRGRTTGLVEADWRDEKGRHLARITAAKAIREMTELRPDVASQLGK
- a CDS encoding EAL domain-containing protein; the encoded protein is MTFLLFLLYMAAGGAAGYVGATVLELGLPVSIGAGVLTTAVLSQIHVLVSNGSSKREIDARMQAIEKENRDAERRMDVIEARTDVVEETVKHELTERRDALVSEMKQLESLIDRLSHSFETRLAETSTNKIVAPQEDAILRDVRDALKDGRVDLHLQPIVSLPQRRVSFYEGFTRLRRPDGSLILPAEFLDAGRRANLMGQIDNFTLFRCVQIVRRLAERDRRVGVFCNIAASSLEDSTFFPMFLEFMTENRDLSGAVIFEIRADRFETRSRTMRDNMDKLTALGFRFSIDHAPDLGLDLPRLQSAGVRFVKMNGGALIDQLRDPAGPRPVSSINRRVDGEEVSAVFSRYGITMVAEKMEDEASVVEILEYEIPYGQGHVFGAPRPIKASLMEETAPPREMVQRLTNFG
- a CDS encoding SDR family oxidoreductase → MSLFDLSGKVAVITGSSRGIGKAIAEAMADAGAKVTISSRKPGPCQEVADAINAKHGEGTAIAVPANISSKEDLQAMVDATNKAFGKIDICVCNAASNPYYGPMSGIEDDAFAKILQNNIISNNWLIQMCVPQMRERKDGAVIIVSSIGGLRGSPVIGAYNISKAADFQLARNLATELGVDNIRVNCIAPGLIKTDFAKALWDNPDTLKRSLSGTPLKRIGEPEEIAGAAVYLASKAGAYMTGQMMVVDGGATST
- a CDS encoding fumarylacetoacetate hydrolase family protein; the protein is MHVIRYQQGNSIRYGILSAQSVTPIRGTSVEDAMKGEPDGAPVPLSEIDILSPVARPGKILGIGVNYAAHAAESVSFVDTKKPEVQKWFNKQATAINNPYADVELPKVSQQLDYEGELVVVIGKRGRHVPRERAFEIVAGVTIGCDYSVRDWQRASQTMIMGKGFDTHAPVGPSIVTLDEIDDLSALEVRTFVNGEQRQSGHVRDMVHDIPAQIAHLTAAFTLEPGDLIFTGTPAGVGAGFDPPKWLKAGDRVRVEIDALGYIEQQIVTEPGRTVIG
- a CDS encoding tRNA-binding protein codes for the protein MHLIDTPDNAPADEITFDDFRKVDIRMGTILEAAPLEGARKPAIRMQIDFGPGVGVKKSSAQVTVHYSPDELVGKQVAAVVNFPPRQIGKFMSEVLTLGFADTEGAIVMFSPDKPVPNGARLA
- a CDS encoding DUF262 domain-containing HNH endonuclease family protein; translation: MDTAMDQNIDLGVRAQESSVRAIFAPGERLRMPPYQRSYSWETREANELLGDLIDSVKTGTPHFVGAIVLINGAESGVLEIVDGQQRLTTLTILLAVLRDLEPDKARAAMLHALIADEARPMLGEGANWRLTLNHMDGPFFRESIQTPGATRNLDKEPGESESQARMVRNAAAFAKRIESMSDDTRRALADVVMNRCALVRVVVGEKDQGFKVFRVLNTRGKEPDAHDIIKTELFQRAKFTDEEASAYAERWSEHEAALGGSAFDDLLRQIRSIYDKSGRGELVSAFPKAVLSKVDPRTFLDEVLPRYVDAYRLITTGEVKDGPNAKIVSDKLNQMRALDQSSWRAPALKFLVERGVADSKAPEFFTRLERQAFIIMLVVTDRDQRNRRFNKVMDAITNDRTLFAKSGPLSVDRSDARKARERMLGRFATFAQRRAMALRLNAALEDGLTIPPESDATVEHVLPRNIHEDSHWLTVWPDPAKRREQCDTLGNFVLLTHKVNQKADRQDYRAKKDVYFNGGGGMDFALTRDLQDQHAWTADVVRKRTEMLVNILCEAWGI